The following proteins are co-located in the Microbacterium sp. SORGH_AS_0888 genome:
- a CDS encoding mechanosensitive ion channel family protein, translated as MNALLGEGWVWWAFALAVGLPLVLVVLTEVISILRRRRSPVVKPLLLLRNWVVPVAALVALLAFATRSDQDLIWVRIVGTVFGFLLILLVLSALNVALFSTARAGTWRERVPTIFIEIARLLLVVVGLALLFQVVWQADVGGLIAALGVTSIVIGLALQNAVGGIVSGLLVLFEQPFKIGDWIDTGDANGRVVEVNWRALHIETGSGVQVIPNAKLAAASFRNLSRPAGPFAVTIPVVFAPSDPPERVRALLRDVGERLPQRLVGRPVEVDYLGAGSFSAAIPVLSPALQGETTGVFLGRLWYAARRAGLALDKIASDPEQHRTALAVALEGAARALHLDGPLREDAEKMCRIETYAAGELLGRAGEVPDAVRYVVAGSARVTAPTPRGDVECGTIDAGELIGSAALTRERSRVSVVTRETSSVLVLPVEFANRVIRAHPIFASELGADLELRREQAAHAVDASR; from the coding sequence GTGAACGCACTGCTCGGCGAGGGGTGGGTCTGGTGGGCGTTCGCGCTCGCGGTCGGGCTCCCGCTCGTGCTGGTCGTGCTCACCGAGGTCATCAGCATCCTTCGCCGGCGTCGGAGCCCCGTCGTCAAGCCGCTCCTGCTGCTGCGCAACTGGGTCGTCCCGGTGGCGGCGCTCGTCGCGCTGCTGGCGTTCGCGACCCGCTCCGACCAGGACCTGATCTGGGTACGCATCGTCGGCACGGTGTTCGGCTTCCTGCTCATCCTGCTCGTGCTGTCGGCGCTCAACGTCGCGCTCTTCTCGACCGCGCGGGCGGGAACCTGGCGCGAGCGCGTGCCGACGATCTTCATCGAGATCGCACGACTCCTGCTGGTCGTCGTCGGCCTCGCGCTCCTGTTCCAGGTGGTCTGGCAGGCGGATGTCGGCGGTCTCATCGCCGCGCTCGGGGTCACATCGATCGTCATCGGCCTCGCGCTGCAGAACGCCGTCGGCGGCATCGTCTCCGGGCTGCTCGTCCTCTTCGAGCAGCCTTTCAAGATCGGCGACTGGATCGACACGGGCGATGCGAACGGACGCGTCGTCGAGGTCAACTGGCGCGCGCTGCACATCGAGACCGGATCGGGCGTCCAGGTGATCCCGAACGCCAAGCTCGCAGCGGCCTCGTTCCGCAATCTCAGCCGTCCTGCCGGGCCCTTCGCGGTGACGATCCCGGTCGTCTTCGCGCCCTCCGATCCGCCCGAGCGCGTCCGGGCGCTGCTGCGGGATGTCGGTGAGCGGCTGCCCCAGCGCCTGGTCGGCCGCCCCGTCGAGGTCGACTATCTCGGCGCCGGGTCCTTCTCCGCTGCCATCCCCGTGCTCTCGCCCGCGTTGCAGGGCGAGACGACCGGTGTCTTCCTCGGACGCCTGTGGTACGCGGCGCGCCGTGCGGGCCTGGCGCTCGACAAGATCGCCTCCGATCCCGAGCAGCACCGGACGGCCCTCGCCGTCGCGCTCGAGGGCGCGGCGCGGGCACTCCACCTCGACGGGCCGCTCCGTGAGGATGCCGAGAAGATGTGCCGCATCGAGACCTACGCCGCGGGCGAGCTCCTCGGCCGTGCCGGCGAGGTGCCGGACGCGGTGCGCTACGTCGTCGCCGGGTCCGCCCGCGTGACGGCGCCGACCCCGCGCGGCGACGTCGAGTGCGGCACGATCGACGCGGGCGAGCTGATCGGCAGCGCCGCGCTCACCCGGGAACGTTCCCGGGTCTCCGTCGTGACCCGCGAGACCTCCTCGGTGCTCGTGCTGCCGGTGGAGTTCGCGAACCGGGTGATCCGCGCGCACCCGATCTTCGCGTCCGAGCTCGGCGCGGACCTGGAGCTGCGCCGGGAGCAGGCCGCGCACGCCGTCGACGCGAGCCGCTGA
- a CDS encoding ATP-dependent helicase, which produces MTEAHAAARGAASVPVVVPSAARPDDDLLVGLNEPQRAAVTYRGPALLIVAGAGSGKTRVLTHRIASLLRHREAWPSQILAITFTNKAAGEMRERVEQLVGESARGMWISTFHSACVRILRREAQQFGFTSAFTIYDSGDSRALIKRLVKEHEGDAYGLTPAAVQSRISRLKNELTDAEAYARQANLSDPAERIFVEIFGDYQRALQRANAFDFDDLIAQTVYLFRAFPHVADTYRRRFRHILVDEYQDTNHAQYALIRELTRPVTGGGEAFSSGGMMIFEAESAPEVEAASLTVVGDSDQSIYAFRGADIRNISEFERDFPGATVVLLEQNYRSTQNILSAANAVISNNFDRKDKKLWTDVGAGEPIVGFTGYSQHDEAQFVADEIEALHRRGVAYGDVAVFYRTNSQSRALEEIFIRAALPYKIMGGTKFYERAEIKDALAYLVAVANPSDEMALRRILNKPRRGIGEVTETAIARYAQEHEISFRDALADAPSLGFGPKIQAAIVQLDAVLAEASALMLPATGELAPPTVVAEGLSLLLQKTGYSDALRASRDPQDEARLENLDELVAVAREFARNNPEGTLVDFLTEVALVADADDLDDASGSVSLMTLHTAKGLEYDAVFITGVEEDLIPHRISAGEPGGPAEERRLFYVGVTRARKRLYLSLAMTRAQFGEVTVAMPSRFLQEIPAELIDWRQSPGDVNSRGGMQSRALNARRPGGPRRDDIPALKPKSTSLDRFPNRVPAKVRDNSDMELAPGDRIRHDDFGEGRVDAVTGEGAKRVAHVRFDSAGAKKLLVKIAPIEKL; this is translated from the coding sequence ATGACCGAGGCCCACGCGGCCGCGCGCGGCGCGGCATCCGTTCCCGTCGTCGTCCCCTCCGCCGCGCGGCCCGACGACGACCTGCTCGTCGGGCTCAACGAGCCGCAGCGCGCCGCCGTCACGTACCGCGGTCCTGCGCTCCTGATCGTCGCGGGCGCGGGGTCGGGCAAGACCCGCGTGCTCACGCACCGCATCGCGTCGTTGCTGCGGCATCGCGAGGCATGGCCCAGCCAGATCCTCGCGATCACGTTCACGAACAAGGCCGCGGGAGAGATGCGTGAGCGCGTCGAGCAGCTCGTGGGCGAGAGTGCCCGCGGCATGTGGATCTCGACGTTCCACTCCGCGTGCGTGCGGATCCTGCGGCGCGAGGCCCAGCAGTTCGGCTTCACCTCGGCGTTCACGATCTACGACTCCGGCGACTCGCGGGCTCTCATCAAGCGTCTCGTCAAGGAGCACGAGGGCGACGCGTACGGGCTCACCCCGGCGGCGGTCCAGAGCCGTATCTCGCGGCTGAAGAACGAGCTGACGGATGCCGAGGCCTACGCCCGCCAGGCGAACCTCAGCGACCCGGCCGAGCGCATCTTCGTCGAGATCTTCGGCGACTACCAGCGGGCGCTGCAGCGCGCCAATGCCTTCGACTTCGACGACCTCATCGCGCAGACGGTGTACCTGTTCCGCGCCTTCCCGCACGTGGCCGACACGTATCGGCGCCGGTTCCGCCACATCCTCGTCGACGAGTACCAGGACACGAATCATGCGCAGTACGCGCTCATCCGCGAGCTGACGCGGCCGGTCACCGGCGGGGGCGAGGCCTTCTCCTCCGGCGGCATGATGATCTTCGAGGCGGAGTCCGCGCCCGAGGTCGAGGCGGCGTCGCTGACGGTCGTGGGCGACTCCGACCAGTCGATCTACGCCTTCCGCGGAGCCGACATCCGCAACATCAGCGAGTTCGAGCGCGACTTCCCAGGCGCGACGGTCGTGCTGCTCGAGCAGAACTACCGCTCGACGCAGAACATCCTGTCGGCCGCCAACGCCGTCATCAGCAACAACTTCGACCGCAAGGACAAGAAGCTGTGGACGGATGTCGGAGCGGGGGAGCCCATCGTCGGGTTCACCGGCTACTCGCAGCACGACGAGGCGCAGTTCGTCGCCGACGAGATCGAAGCCCTCCACCGCCGGGGCGTCGCGTACGGCGACGTCGCGGTGTTCTACCGCACGAACTCGCAGTCGCGCGCGCTGGAGGAGATCTTCATCCGTGCGGCACTGCCGTACAAGATCATGGGCGGAACGAAGTTCTACGAGCGCGCCGAGATCAAGGACGCGCTCGCCTACCTCGTGGCGGTCGCGAACCCCTCGGACGAGATGGCGCTGCGCCGGATCCTCAACAAGCCGCGCCGGGGGATCGGCGAGGTCACCGAGACGGCGATCGCCCGCTATGCGCAGGAGCACGAGATATCGTTCCGCGATGCCCTGGCGGACGCGCCGTCGCTCGGCTTCGGGCCGAAGATCCAAGCCGCGATCGTGCAGCTCGACGCCGTGCTCGCCGAGGCGAGCGCGCTCATGCTCCCGGCCACGGGCGAGCTCGCGCCCCCCACCGTCGTCGCCGAGGGGCTCAGCCTGCTGCTGCAGAAGACCGGCTACTCGGACGCGCTCCGCGCGAGCCGCGACCCGCAGGACGAAGCGCGGCTCGAGAACCTCGACGAGCTCGTCGCCGTCGCGCGCGAGTTCGCTCGCAACAACCCCGAGGGCACGCTCGTCGACTTCCTCACCGAGGTCGCGCTGGTCGCCGACGCCGACGACCTCGACGACGCGTCGGGCTCGGTGTCGCTCATGACGCTCCACACCGCGAAGGGGCTCGAGTACGACGCCGTGTTCATCACAGGCGTCGAGGAAGACCTCATCCCGCACCGGATCTCGGCGGGGGAGCCCGGCGGCCCCGCCGAGGAGCGCCGCCTGTTCTACGTGGGCGTCACGCGCGCCCGCAAGCGTCTGTACCTGTCGCTCGCGATGACACGCGCCCAGTTCGGCGAGGTGACGGTCGCGATGCCGAGCCGGTTCCTGCAGGAGATCCCCGCCGAGCTCATCGACTGGCGCCAGTCTCCGGGTGATGTCAACTCGCGCGGCGGCATGCAGTCCCGCGCGCTCAACGCTCGTCGGCCCGGCGGTCCCCGCCGCGACGACATCCCCGCGCTCAAGCCGAAGTCGACCTCGCTGGATCGCTTCCCGAACCGGGTTCCCGCGAAGGTGCGCGACAACAGCGACATGGAGCTCGCGCCCGGGGACCGCATCCGCCACGACGATTTCGGCGAGGGGCGCGTGGACGCCGTCACCGGCGAGGGGGCCAAGCGCGTCGCGCACGTGCGGTTCGACAGCGCCGGGGCCAAGAAGCTGCTGGTGAAGATCGCGCCGATCGAGAAGCTGTAG
- a CDS encoding helix-turn-helix domain-containing protein has protein sequence MPIPDDAWTRYAKELGLTLARARAGKGISQEYLAHAAGLSAFTYRKLEKGESNPGTPANPRLRTLSALAAVLEIPLSTLLPPDPASD, from the coding sequence ATGCCGATTCCCGACGACGCGTGGACGAGGTACGCGAAAGAGCTCGGGCTGACACTGGCCCGCGCACGCGCCGGCAAGGGCATCTCGCAGGAGTACCTCGCTCACGCGGCAGGCCTCTCCGCGTTCACCTACCGCAAGCTCGAGAAGGGCGAGTCGAATCCGGGGACGCCCGCGAACCCGCGACTGCGCACGCTCTCGGCGCTGGCCGCCGTGCTCGAGATCCCCTTGTCGACGCTGCTGCCGCCGGACCCCGCGAGCGACTGA
- a CDS encoding SseB family protein yields the protein MGIFSRSSRTPSSSDSSASVDAAATPAEQADPAADAAPAVGISVSSFRGVGEAAGPAPVEDAEAPAPAPSARTPRTRTTVPGVTDNALLTAALLALPPQASPQERLNVVRQMLQGHLYLRVRGDARSLLAAGENLPMTVATSGDEQYLLAYSGGEPLQEAVRSDGDTETSAVAVPVAQVLQQALAGPFTGLVIDHASGDASVILPRTLLERALDDLDETTAVKSALIGERTPEAIAALVEAMRGAPLWIAARQGEDGQIGVAEARMSDGRRMLEVYSHPLELHVLGRGDAAAKVTAEQLGLALASDPELAGVVVNPQGPWMQLSRADLAPLLP from the coding sequence ATGGGCATCTTCTCGCGGTCCTCACGCACCCCCTCGTCCAGCGACTCGTCCGCGTCCGTCGACGCGGCGGCGACGCCGGCGGAACAGGCGGACCCCGCCGCCGACGCCGCTCCCGCCGTCGGCATCTCCGTCTCCTCGTTCCGAGGTGTGGGGGAGGCCGCCGGTCCGGCGCCGGTCGAGGACGCCGAGGCGCCGGCTCCCGCACCGTCGGCGCGCACGCCGCGCACGCGGACGACGGTTCCCGGAGTCACCGACAACGCGCTGCTGACGGCGGCGCTGCTCGCTCTTCCTCCGCAGGCGAGCCCGCAGGAGCGCCTGAACGTCGTGCGCCAGATGCTCCAGGGGCACCTCTACCTCCGCGTTCGCGGAGACGCGCGGTCGCTGCTCGCCGCGGGCGAGAACCTTCCGATGACGGTCGCCACCTCCGGCGATGAGCAGTACCTCCTGGCCTACAGCGGCGGGGAGCCGTTGCAGGAGGCCGTCCGCTCCGACGGCGACACCGAGACCTCGGCCGTCGCGGTGCCGGTCGCGCAGGTGCTGCAGCAGGCGCTCGCGGGCCCGTTCACGGGGCTGGTGATCGATCACGCCTCGGGGGACGCATCCGTGATCCTGCCGCGCACGCTGCTCGAGCGCGCGCTCGACGACCTCGACGAGACGACGGCCGTCAAGTCGGCGTTGATCGGCGAGCGCACGCCCGAGGCGATCGCGGCGCTCGTGGAGGCGATGCGCGGTGCACCGCTGTGGATCGCCGCGCGGCAGGGCGAGGACGGGCAGATCGGCGTCGCCGAGGCGCGTATGAGCGACGGCCGTCGCATGCTCGAGGTCTACTCGCACCCGCTGGAGCTGCACGTCCTCGGCCGCGGCGACGCGGCTGCCAAGGTCACGGCGGAGCAGCTCGGTCTCGCGCTGGCGAGCGACCCGGAGCTGGCCGGGGTCGTGGTGAACCCGCAGGGGCCGTGGATGCAGCTCTCGCGCGCGGACCTCGCGCCGCTGCTGCCCTGA
- the ligD gene encoding non-homologous end-joining DNA ligase, protein MASERITLTVPGPAGEREIGLSSPNRVLWPELGITKRELAEYVIAVGTPFLAANGRRPVSLERFPDGVGGESFFSKNPPKGAPAFVEAVTVTYNSGRRHPQLVLTEVATAVWAVQMNTMVFHPWASRTDDTDRPVELRIDLDPQPGTGFAEASAVAPAMRDVLAEAGLASWIKTSGNRSLHLFCPIEPTHEFLDVRHAVIAAARELERRMPDRVTTAWWKEERGTRIFIDFNQANRDRTMAGAYSPRALAGATVSTPITWEELPEVDPAAFTVRTIPARLDAVGDPWADFDAAPGRIDTLLDWWERDLAAGLGELPFPPEFPKMPGEPSRVQPSRARRD, encoded by the coding sequence ATGGCGTCCGAGCGCATCACCCTGACCGTCCCCGGCCCCGCCGGCGAGCGCGAGATCGGGCTCTCGAGCCCGAACCGCGTCCTGTGGCCGGAGCTCGGGATCACGAAACGGGAGCTCGCCGAGTACGTGATCGCCGTGGGCACGCCGTTCCTCGCCGCCAACGGTCGCCGTCCGGTGTCGCTGGAACGGTTCCCGGACGGTGTCGGCGGTGAGAGCTTCTTCTCCAAGAACCCGCCCAAGGGGGCGCCGGCGTTCGTCGAGGCGGTGACCGTCACCTACAACAGCGGGCGGCGACATCCGCAGCTCGTCCTCACCGAGGTGGCGACCGCCGTCTGGGCCGTGCAGATGAACACCATGGTGTTCCACCCCTGGGCCTCGCGGACCGATGACACCGACAGGCCGGTCGAGCTGCGCATCGACCTCGACCCGCAGCCGGGGACCGGGTTCGCCGAGGCATCGGCGGTCGCCCCCGCGATGCGCGACGTCCTCGCGGAGGCGGGGCTGGCGTCGTGGATCAAGACGAGCGGAAACCGCAGCCTCCACCTGTTCTGCCCGATAGAGCCGACGCACGAGTTCCTCGACGTGCGGCATGCGGTCATCGCCGCGGCACGCGAGCTCGAGCGCCGGATGCCCGACCGCGTCACGACCGCGTGGTGGAAGGAGGAGCGCGGCACCCGCATCTTCATCGACTTCAACCAGGCCAATCGCGACCGGACGATGGCCGGCGCCTACAGCCCGCGCGCGCTGGCGGGAGCCACCGTGTCCACCCCGATCACGTGGGAGGAGCTGCCCGAGGTGGACCCTGCGGCCTTCACCGTGCGCACCATCCCGGCCCGGCTGGATGCCGTCGGCGACCCCTGGGCTGACTTCGACGCCGCGCCGGGTCGCATCGACACGCTGCTCGACTGGTGGGAGCGGGATCTCGCCGCCGGGCTCGGTGAGCTGCCCTTCCCGCCGGAGTTCCCGAAGATGCCCGGCGAGCCCTCGCGCGTGCAGCCCTCGCGAGCCCGCCGCGACTGA
- a CDS encoding ATP-dependent DNA ligase has translation MRYDIPAPMLAKAVADVPGGEGWSFEPKWDGFRVLAAWDGETVELGSRGAKPLTRYFPELVAALPEVLPGPCLIDGELVVARGEPGAQRLDWEALSARIHPAESRVRMLAEHTPAMLVAFDLLAVGDEQLTQEPFAVRRERLERLLADVPHPVHLTRTTRDPALARRWLAEFEGAGLDGVVAKALGSPYTPGKRTMLKVKHARTADVVTIGYRVHKSGQGVGSLLVGLYDDAGELHGVGGVSAFTDARRLSLVDELASLVERDAEGNAVSGEGERSRFTGAKDVSFVRLRPERVLEVRYDQLEGARFRHTVQFARWRPDREARSCTFSQLDAVTAYDLGDVLS, from the coding sequence GTGCGCTACGACATCCCCGCTCCCATGCTCGCCAAGGCCGTTGCCGACGTGCCGGGCGGCGAGGGCTGGTCGTTCGAGCCGAAGTGGGACGGCTTCCGGGTGCTGGCTGCGTGGGACGGGGAGACCGTGGAGCTCGGCTCCCGCGGGGCGAAGCCGCTCACGAGGTACTTCCCGGAGCTCGTGGCCGCACTGCCGGAGGTGCTGCCGGGGCCGTGCCTGATCGACGGCGAGCTCGTCGTGGCACGTGGCGAGCCCGGCGCCCAGCGGCTCGACTGGGAAGCGCTGAGCGCGCGGATCCACCCTGCCGAGTCACGCGTGCGGATGCTGGCCGAGCACACGCCGGCGATGCTCGTCGCGTTCGATCTGCTCGCGGTCGGCGACGAGCAGCTGACGCAGGAGCCGTTCGCCGTGCGGCGGGAGAGGCTGGAACGCCTGCTGGCCGATGTGCCGCATCCCGTGCACCTCACTCGCACGACCCGTGACCCCGCGCTCGCCCGCCGCTGGCTCGCCGAGTTCGAGGGCGCGGGACTCGACGGCGTGGTCGCGAAGGCGCTCGGCAGCCCGTACACGCCCGGCAAGCGCACGATGCTGAAGGTGAAGCACGCGCGCACGGCAGACGTCGTCACGATCGGCTACCGCGTGCACAAGAGCGGTCAGGGCGTGGGGTCCTTGCTCGTGGGGCTGTACGACGACGCCGGCGAGCTGCACGGCGTGGGCGGGGTCTCGGCCTTCACGGACGCCCGCCGGCTGTCGCTCGTCGACGAGCTCGCGTCGCTCGTGGAACGGGATGCGGAGGGGAACGCCGTCTCGGGCGAGGGCGAGCGGTCGCGGTTCACCGGGGCGAAGGACGTGTCGTTCGTGCGGCTGCGCCCGGAGCGCGTGCTCGAGGTGCGCTACGACCAGCTCGAGGGCGCGCGCTTCCGCCACACGGTGCAGTTCGCGCGCTGGCGACCCGATCGCGAGGCGCGGTCCTGCACCTTCTCGCAGCTCGACGCCGTCACGGCCTACGACCTCGGCGACGTGCTGAGCTGA
- a CDS encoding AI-2E family transporter, giving the protein MGLFRRTPTEVQPTTRDIEISAKRPPWSLWSDTFGQLAIRGVQIIVVVAVAAAIIFAIQSLTLVTIPLVLALIFAAAFSPAMRWMRQHGVPSVLATLITLLTVVVLLGAVTWLIVWAVENQWDDLYQQAQDGVNQLISWAQSLGFQPSQDQWNEWLGQAQKFLTSSQFGSGAIAGVSAVANFVTGFVLMVTILFFFLKDGPRMWEFLLRPFQGSHYERGRRIGDKTVSVLGSYVRGTATVAFVDAVGILIGLLILQVPLAIPLAVLVFLLAFIPIVGATLAGILAALVALVANGWVNALFVVGVVVLVNQLEGNFLQPFLMGRSMKLHAFVILVALTVGTVLGGIVGAVLAVPITATAWGIVQVWDGPDKPARWARPKRTELEA; this is encoded by the coding sequence GGTTCAGCCGACCACGCGCGACATCGAGATCTCCGCGAAGCGCCCGCCGTGGAGTCTCTGGTCCGACACCTTCGGGCAGCTCGCGATCCGCGGCGTGCAGATCATCGTCGTGGTGGCGGTCGCCGCGGCGATCATCTTCGCGATCCAGTCGCTCACGCTCGTCACGATCCCGCTCGTGCTCGCGCTCATCTTCGCGGCCGCGTTCTCTCCGGCGATGCGGTGGATGCGCCAGCACGGCGTCCCGTCCGTGCTGGCGACGCTCATCACCCTGCTGACGGTCGTGGTCCTGCTGGGCGCGGTCACCTGGTTGATCGTCTGGGCCGTCGAGAACCAGTGGGACGATCTGTATCAGCAGGCGCAGGACGGCGTGAACCAGCTCATCTCCTGGGCGCAGTCGCTGGGCTTCCAGCCGAGTCAGGATCAGTGGAACGAGTGGCTCGGTCAGGCCCAGAAGTTCCTCACGAGCTCGCAGTTCGGCTCCGGCGCGATCGCCGGGGTGAGCGCCGTGGCGAACTTCGTGACCGGATTCGTGCTGATGGTCACGATCCTCTTCTTCTTCCTCAAGGACGGCCCGCGCATGTGGGAGTTCCTGCTGCGCCCCTTCCAGGGCAGCCACTACGAGCGCGGGCGCCGCATCGGCGACAAGACCGTGTCGGTGCTCGGCTCCTACGTGCGGGGGACGGCGACGGTCGCGTTCGTGGACGCGGTCGGCATCCTCATCGGTCTGCTGATCCTGCAGGTGCCGCTCGCGATCCCGCTCGCCGTGCTCGTGTTCCTCCTCGCGTTCATCCCGATCGTCGGCGCCACCCTCGCCGGGATCCTCGCGGCCCTCGTCGCGCTGGTCGCCAACGGCTGGGTCAACGCGCTGTTCGTCGTCGGCGTCGTGGTGCTCGTCAACCAGCTGGAGGGCAACTTCCTCCAGCCGTTCCTCATGGGCCGGTCGATGAAGCTGCACGCCTTCGTCATCCTGGTCGCCCTGACCGTCGGCACGGTGCTCGGCGGCATCGTCGGCGCCGTGTTGGCCGTCCCGATCACCGCGACGGCGTGGGGCATCGTGCAGGTGTGGGACGGTCCGGACAAGCCGGCGCGCTGGGCCAGGCCCAAACGGACGGAGCTCGAAGCCTGA